One stretch of Nocardia mangyaensis DNA includes these proteins:
- a CDS encoding SdpI family protein, whose amino-acid sequence MVVVALLLFALAAVAIATGVLGLIGKLPRNRFVGVTTEAALHSDDNFRIANRIAAPTSVGAGFLLFAGGLVALVAGGFAALGVAVLVAVVAVFTLGAGANAAARTVEPLMPPAPVGGCGSSCGGCSLRETCAPAN is encoded by the coding sequence ATGGTCGTCGTCGCTCTCCTGCTGTTCGCGCTGGCCGCGGTCGCCATCGCGACCGGCGTGCTCGGATTGATCGGCAAGCTGCCCCGCAACCGCTTCGTCGGTGTCACCACCGAAGCGGCACTGCACAGCGATGACAACTTCCGCATCGCCAACCGCATCGCCGCCCCCACCTCCGTCGGTGCCGGTTTCCTGCTCTTCGCCGGTGGTCTGGTGGCCCTGGTCGCGGGCGGTTTCGCGGCCCTCGGCGTGGCCGTGCTGGTGGCTGTCGTCGCCGTCTTCACCCTCGGCGCGGGCGCGAACGCCGCCGCCCGTACCGTCGAGCCCCTGATGCCTCCCGCTCCCGTCGGTGGCTGCGGCTCCTCCTGCGGCGGCTGCTCACTGCGCGAGACCTGCGCCCCGGCCAACTGA
- a CDS encoding SRPBCC family protein produces the protein MTTSALPALSDIPEGVVPGVLRIENSDREATTPIIMDMLRSVYPHDQIFGEYCPVQTYIAAPPREVYEYLADTRSLEEWTYSLRGFTETDEPGLWLSYDRLGDQTKCFTRTVAHPDAMTVDYHCAWDQSEHLWMIYLMRVVDAQVVFDKPGSVVLWVNCKHPFYDENGYPETAPPKRPVWVGDFWEMFSAGHQLELDNLKAICEYRAAHGLAIKPEWMQ, from the coding sequence GTGACCACCAGCGCCCTGCCCGCACTCAGCGACATCCCGGAGGGGGTGGTACCCGGCGTGCTGCGCATCGAGAACTCCGACCGGGAAGCGACCACCCCGATCATCATGGACATGCTGCGGTCGGTGTATCCGCACGACCAGATCTTCGGCGAGTACTGCCCGGTGCAGACCTATATCGCCGCGCCGCCACGCGAGGTATACGAGTATCTGGCCGACACCCGCTCGCTCGAGGAATGGACCTACAGCCTGCGCGGTTTCACCGAAACCGACGAGCCGGGCCTGTGGCTGTCCTACGACCGGCTGGGCGATCAGACCAAGTGCTTCACCCGCACCGTCGCCCACCCTGACGCGATGACCGTCGACTACCACTGTGCCTGGGACCAGTCCGAACACCTGTGGATGATCTACCTGATGCGGGTCGTCGACGCGCAGGTGGTGTTCGACAAGCCCGGCTCGGTGGTGCTGTGGGTCAACTGCAAACACCCCTTCTACGACGAGAACGGCTATCCCGAAACGGCTCCGCCGAAACGGCCGGTCTGGGTCGGTGACTTCTGGGAGATGTTCTCGGCCGGGCACCAACTGGAGCTCGACAATCTCAAAGCCATCTGTGAGTACCGTGCGGCGCACGGTCTCGCGATCAAGCCGGAGTGGATGCAGTGA
- a CDS encoding pyridoxal phosphate-dependent aminotransferase, with product MSVLVEPTLPSQRVRDSAPALFDLGLSENPFPPLPSIMTAVSETIGQANRYPEFLPQRLPRMIAEHLGVGAAEVVVGAGATGVAMQVMRALGTGELVTSTPTFDGYPLMAEMAGLSLVPVPLDTAGDQDLPALRRAVNRRTALMVLCRPHNPTGTVLDTGAVRSFLAAIPRRVPVLLDEAYVEFLAPADRLDLRALLHRHANLLILRTFSKAYGLAGLRIGYCVGRGELIERIRAQQLPFGIGTAAVAAVRAAYAADDELHSRVTHINTEREALRNTLRACGIDVPASHANFLYLPGPGVATALRRAGIRAKPYPDGSARITVGDPAAGRAVHAALRDLRGPWRQID from the coding sequence ATGAGCGTGCTCGTCGAACCGACCCTTCCGTCGCAGCGGGTGCGCGATTCGGCCCCCGCGCTGTTCGATCTCGGGCTCAGCGAGAATCCTTTTCCACCACTGCCTTCCATCATGACGGCGGTGAGCGAAACGATCGGCCAGGCGAACCGGTATCCGGAGTTCCTGCCCCAGCGGTTGCCCCGGATGATCGCCGAACATCTCGGGGTCGGCGCGGCGGAGGTGGTCGTCGGCGCGGGCGCCACCGGTGTCGCCATGCAGGTGATGCGGGCCCTGGGCACCGGCGAACTCGTCACCAGCACACCGACCTTCGACGGGTACCCGCTGATGGCGGAGATGGCGGGCCTGTCGCTGGTACCGGTGCCGCTGGACACCGCCGGTGACCAGGACCTACCGGCCCTGCGCCGCGCGGTGAACCGGCGCACCGCGCTGATGGTGCTGTGCCGACCACACAACCCGACCGGCACGGTGCTCGACACGGGCGCCGTACGCTCCTTCCTCGCCGCCATCCCCCGCCGGGTCCCGGTGCTGCTCGATGAGGCCTACGTCGAGTTCCTCGCCCCCGCCGACCGCCTCGATCTGCGCGCCCTGCTCCACCGGCACGCCAATCTGCTGATTCTGCGCACCTTTTCGAAGGCGTACGGTCTGGCCGGCCTGCGCATCGGCTACTGCGTCGGCCGCGGCGAGCTGATCGAACGAATCCGCGCCCAGCAGTTGCCCTTCGGCATCGGCACCGCCGCGGTCGCCGCCGTCCGCGCCGCCTACGCCGCCGACGACGAACTCCACAGCCGCGTCACCCACATCAACACCGAACGAGAAGCCCTCCGAAATACCCTCCGCGCCTGCGGAATCGACGTCCCGGCCAGTCACGCCAACTTCCTCTACCTCCCCGGCCCAGGCGTCGCCACCGCCCTGCGCCGCGCAGGCATCCGCGCCAAGCCCTACCCCGACGGAAGCGCCCGCATCACCGTCGGCGACCCCGCCGCAGGCCGCGCGGTCCACGCGGCTCTGCGCGACCTGCGCGGACCATGGCGCCAGATCGACTGA
- a CDS encoding 3-oxoacyl-ACP synthase III family protein, with protein MPQVSLVDVASYLPGEPVPTDYFTQYSRSERMAKNVMFRSPTGRHHIARDETAVDMAERAFAALRERHGDGLAAELDIIITHTQLPDNPVLGAGPELARRLGARPAHVLDVHNGGCAAFVHMMSLARMIMATSAAKTALVVAAQNCAGPVFTQPEIRKLAQAPVPGDGCGIGLLRKDDSAPILDIDCRTYPEFAGDMDFSTNGPRKYWEPGEGQGCVSFTESKITKVFARGNRLVPEVALAVCEHIGVKGRDIDTLVTNQPNRLFLRNWHDALELPAERHPDTFDQCGNLFAAGIPVTLDVENRAGRLRNGSVVLLSAFAHAGDFAGAAAIRWGAAR; from the coding sequence ATGCCCCAGGTGAGCCTGGTCGACGTCGCGAGCTACCTGCCCGGCGAACCCGTGCCGACCGACTATTTCACCCAGTACTCCCGGTCCGAGCGAATGGCGAAGAACGTGATGTTCCGTTCGCCCACCGGCCGCCACCACATCGCCCGCGACGAGACCGCTGTCGACATGGCCGAACGGGCCTTCGCCGCACTGCGCGAACGCCACGGTGACGGGCTGGCCGCCGAGCTCGACATCATCATCACCCACACCCAACTGCCCGACAACCCGGTGCTCGGGGCCGGTCCCGAGCTGGCCCGACGACTCGGCGCGCGCCCCGCCCACGTCCTCGATGTGCACAACGGCGGCTGTGCGGCCTTCGTGCACATGATGTCGCTGGCTCGGATGATCATGGCAACCAGTGCGGCGAAGACGGCACTGGTCGTCGCCGCGCAGAACTGTGCCGGGCCGGTGTTCACCCAGCCCGAGATCCGCAAACTCGCCCAGGCGCCGGTTCCCGGTGACGGGTGCGGGATCGGCCTGCTGCGCAAGGATGATTCGGCACCGATCCTCGACATCGATTGCCGTACCTATCCCGAATTCGCGGGCGACATGGACTTCTCCACCAACGGCCCGCGCAAGTATTGGGAACCCGGTGAGGGCCAGGGCTGTGTGAGTTTCACCGAATCGAAGATCACCAAGGTGTTCGCGCGGGGCAATCGGCTGGTGCCCGAGGTGGCACTGGCGGTGTGCGAGCACATCGGCGTGAAGGGCCGCGACATCGATACTCTCGTCACCAATCAGCCGAACAGGCTGTTCCTGCGCAACTGGCACGACGCGCTGGAACTTCCCGCCGAGCGCCATCCCGACACCTTCGATCAGTGTGGAAACCTGTTCGCCGCGGGCATTCCGGTGACGCTCGACGTGGAGAACCGCGCGGGTAGGTTGCGCAATGGTTCGGTGGTGCTGTTGTCGGCCTTCGCGCACGCGGGCGATTTCGCCGGTGCGGCGGCGATCCGGTGGGGGGCGGCGCGATGA